A genomic region of Blattabacterium cuenoti contains the following coding sequences:
- a CDS encoding DEAD/DEAH box helicase, whose product MKTFQEYNFFNDNIIQAIEAIGFKYPTPIQEKVIPFLLSSEKDVIALAQTGTGKTAAFGLPIIQKMNFESTFPQALILCPTRELCIQITRDLCRFSKFSSFIKIVSLYGGANINSQIKSLKNKTHIIVGTPGRIIDLIKRKKLFFDKIQYLVLDEADEMLNMGFKDELDSIIEKLPKKRQSLLFSATMSRYINMIAHKYLIDPIEIITGKRNIGPDDVKHVYYMIENTRKKYLALKRIVDINPDIYGIIFCSTKKETKEIAEFLIKDGYNADALHGDLSQTQREFVMNRFRNRNLQFLVATDVAARGLDVNNITHVINYNLPKESEIYVHRSGRTGRAGNTGISVCIIQTKEIRNLREFEKKIGKNFDRVMVPTGEEICEKQLFYFIEKVKKVVVDDKLMNKFLPEIQKNLEFIEKKELIKRFSWIEFNHFMNYYKNSQDLNPIFYNKNYNPSYNKKRIFSNSKTKKLKKESFSNSKTKKLKKESFSNSKTKKLKKESFSKLFLNLGYKDNLTKLGLINLINQAVNNSRINIGHIEILSNFSLFEVEKRYRNKILIGMSRINHLGRPISIEIKN is encoded by the coding sequence ATGAAAACATTTCAAGAATACAATTTTTTTAACGATAATATAATTCAAGCTATAGAAGCTATTGGGTTTAAGTATCCAACCCCAATACAAGAAAAAGTTATTCCTTTTTTGTTATCTTCAGAAAAAGATGTCATAGCATTAGCACAAACTGGAACAGGAAAAACAGCGGCTTTTGGACTTCCAATTATTCAAAAAATGAATTTTGAATCAACTTTTCCTCAAGCTTTAATTCTGTGTCCTACAAGAGAATTATGTATACAAATAACACGTGATCTTTGTCGTTTTTCAAAATTTTCATCATTTATAAAAATTGTTTCTTTATATGGAGGAGCTAATATCAATTCTCAAATAAAATCCTTAAAAAATAAAACTCACATTATAGTAGGAACGCCAGGAAGAATCATTGATTTAATTAAAAGAAAAAAATTATTTTTTGACAAAATTCAATATTTAGTTCTTGATGAAGCAGATGAAATGCTAAATATGGGATTTAAAGATGAATTAGATTCTATAATAGAAAAATTACCAAAAAAAAGACAAAGTCTATTGTTTTCGGCAACAATGTCTAGATATATAAATATGATAGCTCACAAATATTTAATAGATCCTATAGAAATTATTACAGGAAAAAGGAATATAGGACCTGATGATGTGAAACACGTTTATTATATGATAGAAAATACGAGAAAAAAATATTTAGCTTTAAAAAGAATTGTAGATATAAATCCTGATATTTATGGTATTATATTTTGTAGTACAAAAAAAGAAACTAAAGAAATAGCAGAATTTTTAATTAAAGATGGGTATAATGCTGATGCTTTACATGGAGATCTTTCACAAACACAACGTGAATTTGTTATGAATAGATTTAGAAACAGAAATTTACAATTTCTTGTAGCTACAGATGTAGCTGCTCGTGGATTAGATGTGAACAACATTACTCATGTAATTAATTATAATCTTCCAAAAGAAAGTGAAATTTATGTCCATAGAAGTGGACGTACTGGTAGAGCTGGAAATACAGGAATTTCTGTTTGTATTATTCAAACTAAAGAAATTAGAAATTTAAGAGAATTTGAAAAAAAAATTGGAAAAAATTTTGATCGTGTTATGGTTCCTACTGGAGAAGAAATATGCGAAAAACAACTATTCTATTTTATAGAAAAAGTAAAAAAAGTAGTAGTAGATGACAAATTAATGAATAAATTTCTTCCTGAAATACAAAAAAATTTAGAATTTATTGAGAAAAAAGAATTAATAAAACGTTTTTCCTGGATTGAATTCAATCATTTTATGAATTATTATAAGAATTCGCAAGATTTAAATCCTATTTTTTATAATAAAAATTATAATCCATCATACAATAAAAAAAGAATTTTTTCAAATTCAAAAACAAAAAAATTAAAAAAAGAATCTTTTTCAAATTCAAAAACAAAAAAATTAAAAAAAGAATCTTTTTCAAATTCAAAAACAAAAAAATTAAAAAAAGAATCTTTTTCAAAACTTTTTTTAAATCTAGGATATAAAGATAATTTAACAAAATTAGGATTAATAAACTTGATCAATCAAGCCGTTAATAATTCTCGTATTAATATTGGTCATATAGAAATTTTATCCAACTTTTCATTATTTGAAGTTGAGAAACGTTATAGAAATAAAATATTAATAGGAATGAGTAGAATAAATCATCTAGGAAGACCTATTTCAATAGAAATTAAAAACTAA
- the aroC gene encoding chorismate synthase gives MAGNTFGKLFRVSTFGESHGTALGGVIDGCPAGIELNFKEIQYELNRRKPGQSSIVTQRNEPDEINFLSGIIDNKTTGTPIGFIIYNKNHKSDDYNHIREVYRPSHSDFTYEKKYGIRDYRGGGRSSARETICRVVAGAIAKQLIKDITITSYVSSVGDIYINKPYQKLDLSRESIEKNPIRCPDSDIAEKMISKIRKIKNQGDTIGGIITCIIKNIPIGIGEPVFEKLHAELGKAMLSINAVKGFEYGSGFHGTELTGSQHNDLFQKDGSTKTNLSGGIQGGISNGMDIYFRIAFKPVATIMKKQKTIDKYGNFILMKGKGRHDPCVLPRAIPIVESMTALVLVDYLMYNKLSKYSSIIN, from the coding sequence ATGGCAGGGAATACTTTTGGAAAGTTATTTAGAGTCAGTACTTTTGGAGAAAGTCATGGAACAGCATTAGGTGGGGTAATTGATGGATGTCCAGCAGGAATAGAACTAAATTTTAAAGAAATTCAATATGAATTAAATAGAAGAAAACCTGGACAATCATCTATAGTTACTCAAAGAAATGAACCTGATGAAATCAATTTTTTATCTGGAATTATTGATAATAAAACTACAGGAACTCCTATTGGTTTTATTATTTATAACAAAAACCATAAATCAGATGATTATAATCATATTCGAGAAGTTTATCGTCCGTCACATTCAGATTTTACATATGAAAAAAAATATGGAATAAGAGATTATAGAGGAGGTGGACGTTCTTCTGCAAGAGAAACAATATGCCGAGTAGTAGCTGGTGCTATTGCTAAACAATTAATAAAAGATATTACAATTACATCTTATGTTTCTTCTGTTGGAGATATATATATAAATAAACCTTATCAAAAATTAGATTTATCTAGAGAATCAATAGAAAAAAATCCTATAAGATGTCCTGATTCAGATATTGCAGAAAAAATGATATCTAAAATTAGAAAAATAAAAAATCAAGGTGATACAATCGGAGGGATTATTACTTGTATCATTAAAAATATTCCAATAGGAATTGGAGAACCTGTTTTTGAAAAATTACATGCTGAACTAGGAAAAGCTATGCTTTCAATTAATGCGGTAAAAGGATTTGAATATGGAAGTGGGTTTCATGGAACTGAATTAACTGGATCTCAACATAATGATCTATTTCAAAAAGATGGAAGTACCAAAACAAATTTATCCGGAGGGATACAAGGGGGGATTTCAAATGGAATGGATATTTATTTTAGAATAGCATTTAAACCTGTAGCCACAATAATGAAAAAACAAAAAACTATAGATAAATATGGAAATTTTATTCTTATGAAAGGAAAAGGAAGACACGATCCTTGCGTTCTCCCTCGTGCTATTCCTATTGTAGAATCTATGACCGCTTTAGTTTTGGTAGATTATTTGATGTATAATAAATTATCTAAATATTCTTCAATTATAAATTGA
- the miaA gene encoding tRNA (adenosine(37)-N6)-dimethylallyltransferase MiaA, with protein sequence MFLAEKFQSEILSCDSRQFYKELKIGTSMPTVEELSRVPHHFIGHLSIHQDYNAKLFEIDSLKKISKLFSKHSILIMVGGSSLYEKAITEGLSEFPKINFEIRNHLIYFFKKKGISFLQEQFFKKKKTGESIDISNPRRLIRYLEIVESTGKSPSFFYKKKKRNFIILKIGLIMPRYEIYSKINNRVDNMIKKGLLDEARLYYHYRNLNSLQTIGYKEIFEFFSEKKNNLNESVEKIKKNTRKYAKRQLTWYKKDPSIIWFHPKEKDKILNFILLKIMGNTGFEPVTPCL encoded by the coding sequence TTGTTTTTAGCTGAAAAATTTCAATCTGAAATTTTATCTTGCGATTCTAGACAATTTTATAAGGAATTAAAAATAGGAACTTCTATGCCTACTGTAGAAGAATTATCTCGTGTTCCTCATCATTTTATCGGGCATTTAAGTATTCATCAGGATTATAACGCAAAATTATTTGAAATAGATTCCTTAAAAAAAATTTCAAAATTATTTTCTAAACATTCCATATTGATTATGGTAGGAGGATCTAGCTTATATGAAAAAGCAATAACAGAAGGATTATCTGAATTTCCTAAAATTAATTTTGAGATTAGAAATCATTTGATTTATTTTTTTAAAAAAAAAGGAATTTCCTTTTTACAGGAGCAATTTTTTAAAAAAAAAAAAACAGGTGAGTCAATAGACATTTCTAATCCTAGGCGCTTAATTCGATATTTAGAAATAGTTGAATCTACAGGAAAAAGTCCTTCTTTTTTTTATAAAAAGAAAAAAAGAAATTTTATAATTTTAAAAATAGGATTAATAATGCCCAGATATGAAATCTATTCTAAAATAAATAATAGAGTAGATAATATGATAAAAAAAGGTTTATTAGATGAAGCTCGCCTATATTATCATTATAGAAATTTAAACAGTTTACAAACTATAGGATATAAAGAGATATTTGAGTTTTTTTCCGAAAAAAAAAATAATTTAAATGAAAGTGTAGAAAAAATAAAAAAAAACACTAGAAAATACGCAAAAAGACAATTGACCTGGTATAAAAAAGATCCATCAATTATATGGTTTCATCCCAAAGAAAAAGATAAAATTTTAAATTTCATTTTATTAAAAATAATGGGCAATACTGGATTCGAACCAGTGACCCCCTGCTTGTAA
- a CDS encoding bifunctional folylpolyglutamate synthase/dihydrofolate synthase: MNYIETVQWIFKRLPIYQKTGLISYKPGLKRIQNFCSHLGNPQNFFKSIHVGGTNGKGSTVHMLSSILQEEKYKIGLFTSPHLIDFRERITYNGLFIEEDFIVDFINENKKFIEKEKISFFEMNTALAFQYFKKKKVNIAIIEVGMGGRLDSTNLITPEISVITNISVDHTEILGKDQLKIALEKAGIIKKNVSVIIGRKVLKNIRSLFLKEAIKKNAPIYFSVKSKKDSQYKIPFKADYQNLNLSLVLKTISILHCRKNIIVSNQSIKKGLKNVIKNTNFKGRWHILQQKNPKIICDIAHNEEGAYVISKQLKKESYEKLHLVLGFVKEKKVDNLLKFFPIESFYYFCEPNIDRKYSIYDLRILVNKIFKNREKINFYPSVKKAFLSAKNKANQNDLILISGSTFVVSEILLYYKNFYLHLNK, translated from the coding sequence TTGAATTATATAGAAACAGTTCAATGGATTTTTAAACGTCTTCCAATCTATCAAAAAACAGGATTGATATCATATAAACCAGGTTTAAAGAGAATACAAAATTTTTGTTCTCATTTAGGAAACCCCCAAAATTTTTTTAAAAGTATCCATGTAGGAGGAACAAATGGGAAAGGATCCACTGTACATATGTTATCTTCTATTTTACAAGAAGAAAAATATAAAATAGGACTTTTTACTTCTCCTCATTTAATAGATTTTAGAGAAAGAATTACCTATAATGGTCTTTTTATAGAAGAAGATTTTATTGTAGATTTTATAAATGAAAATAAAAAATTTATAGAAAAAGAAAAAATTTCATTTTTCGAAATGAATACGGCTTTAGCTTTTCAATATTTTAAGAAAAAAAAAGTAAATATAGCAATTATTGAAGTAGGAATGGGAGGACGGTTGGATTCTACTAATTTGATCACTCCAGAAATATCTGTAATTACAAATATTAGCGTAGATCATACAGAAATCCTTGGAAAGGATCAATTAAAAATTGCTTTAGAAAAAGCTGGAATTATAAAAAAAAACGTATCAGTAATAATAGGAAGAAAAGTATTGAAAAATATTCGATCTCTTTTTCTTAAAGAAGCTATAAAAAAAAATGCTCCAATTTATTTTTCTGTAAAATCTAAAAAAGATTCTCAATATAAAATTCCTTTTAAAGCAGATTATCAAAATCTTAATCTAAGTTTAGTATTAAAAACTATAAGTATCTTACATTGTAGAAAAAATATCATAGTATCTAATCAATCAATAAAAAAAGGATTAAAAAATGTCATAAAAAATACTAATTTTAAAGGACGTTGGCATATTTTACAACAAAAAAATCCAAAAATTATTTGTGATATAGCTCATAATGAAGAGGGGGCATATGTGATTAGTAAACAGTTAAAGAAAGAATCATATGAAAAATTACACCTAGTTTTAGGTTTCGTAAAAGAAAAAAAAGTAGATAATTTATTAAAATTTTTCCCTATTGAATCTTTTTATTATTTTTGTGAACCTAATATAGATAGAAAATATTCTATTTATGATTTGAGAATATTAGTCAATAAGATATTTAAAAATCGTGAAAAAATAAATTTTTACCCTTCTGTTAAGAAGGCTTTTTTATCCGCTAAAAATAAAGCCAATCAAAATGATTTGATTTTAATAAGTGGAAGCACATTTGTTGTATCTGAGATCTTATTATATTATAAAAATTTTTATTTACATTTGAATAAATAA
- the glnS gene encoding glutamine--tRNA ligase: MIIESHLHFIEKIIEEDIKNGFSVKKIRFRFPPEPNGLLHIGHIKAICLNFELGKKYKSPIILRFDDTNPIGENKNFIDSIKKDILFLGFRWNNESYASDYFPKLYEWAIKLIKKNKAYVDDQPQNIIQLQRKNPFEIGIDSDYRNRSIEENLFLFDKMKNGSFEEGSCVLRAKINMSSSNMNMRDPIMYRILRKKHHRTGYKWCIYPTYDWTHGLCDYIEQISHSLCSLEFENRRPLYNWYIDQIYIENTNQIKPKQIEFSRLNISHTITSKRKIQYLIEKKVIQSWDDPRILTISGLRRKGYTSLSLKNFIHNIGITKRNNIIDISLMEFWIREHLNKITPRVMVVLHPIKLIIDNYLNETEWVEAENNPENFKDGNRKVPFSKFIYIEEDDFLEKEKKNFFRLCIGKEVRLKNAYIIKANYVIKNYEGKIKEIHCTYDSKSKSGKKNKIEEKGRVKSTLHWVSVKHSFPIKINLYNPLFLNRNPDIDFHKYINPKSKNEIIGYAEPSLKKAKKGNHFQFQRIGYFYVDSEIKNGKDQIIFNQTVSIKNQWKKNSL; the protein is encoded by the coding sequence ATTATTATAGAATCACATTTACATTTTATTGAAAAAATTATAGAAGAAGACATAAAAAATGGATTTTCTGTAAAAAAAATTAGATTTCGTTTTCCTCCTGAACCTAATGGACTTCTTCATATTGGACATATTAAGGCTATATGTTTAAATTTTGAATTAGGTAAAAAATATAAATCTCCAATTATTTTGAGATTTGATGATACTAATCCTATAGGAGAGAATAAAAATTTTATAGATTCTATAAAAAAAGATATTCTTTTTTTAGGTTTCCGTTGGAATAATGAAAGTTATGCTTCTGATTATTTTCCTAAACTTTACGAATGGGCTATAAAATTAATTAAAAAAAATAAAGCTTATGTAGATGATCAACCTCAAAATATCATACAACTTCAAAGAAAAAATCCTTTTGAAATTGGAATTGATAGTGATTATAGAAATAGATCTATAGAAGAAAATCTATTCCTATTCGATAAAATGAAAAATGGGTCTTTTGAAGAAGGGTCTTGTGTTTTAAGAGCTAAAATTAATATGAGTTCTTCAAATATGAATATGCGAGATCCAATCATGTATAGGATTTTACGAAAAAAACATCATAGAACTGGATATAAATGGTGTATTTATCCTACTTATGATTGGACACATGGTTTATGTGATTATATAGAACAAATATCTCATTCTTTATGTTCTTTAGAGTTTGAAAATAGACGTCCATTATATAACTGGTATATAGATCAAATATATATTGAAAATACAAATCAAATAAAACCCAAACAAATAGAATTTTCCAGATTAAATATAAGTCATACTATAACTAGTAAAAGAAAAATTCAATACTTAATTGAAAAAAAAGTTATTCAATCTTGGGATGATCCACGTATTTTAACAATATCTGGATTGCGTCGTAAAGGATACACTTCACTTTCGTTAAAAAATTTTATTCACAATATAGGGATCACAAAAAGAAATAATATCATAGATATATCTTTGATGGAATTTTGGATTAGAGAACATTTGAATAAAATAACTCCTAGAGTTATGGTAGTATTACATCCAATTAAATTAATTATTGACAATTACTTAAATGAAACTGAATGGGTAGAAGCAGAAAATAATCCAGAAAATTTTAAGGATGGAAATCGAAAAGTCCCCTTTTCAAAATTTATATATATTGAAGAAGATGATTTTTTAGAAAAAGAAAAAAAAAATTTTTTTCGTCTTTGTATTGGAAAAGAAGTAAGACTTAAAAACGCATATATCATAAAAGCAAATTATGTAATAAAAAATTATGAAGGAAAAATAAAGGAAATACATTGCACTTATGATTCAAAAAGTAAATCCGGAAAAAAAAACAAAATTGAAGAAAAAGGAAGAGTTAAAAGCACTTTACACTGGGTGTCTGTAAAACATTCTTTTCCCATAAAAATTAATTTATATAATCCTCTTTTTCTAAATAGAAATCCAGATATAGATTTTCATAAATATATTAATCCTAAATCAAAAAATGAAATAATTGGTTATGCAGAGCCTTCCTTAAAAAAAGCAAAAAAAGGAAATCATTTTCAATTTCAGAGAATTGGTTATTTTTATGTAGATAGTGAAATTAAAAACGGAAAAGATCAGATTATTTTTAATCAAACGGTATCTATAAAAAACCAATGGAAAAAAAATTCTTTATAA
- the rpoC gene encoding DNA-directed RNA polymerase subunit beta' — protein sequence MNRKKDNNFNKVTIRLASPEIILKESHGEVLKPETINYRTHKPERDGLFCERIFGPVKDYECACGKYKRIRYKGIVCDRCGVEVTEKKVRRERMGHISLVVPVVHIWCFRSSPNKIGYLLGFPSKKLEMIIYYERYVVIQGGLSLRIDGSHFNKGDFLTEEEYLQALNKLPKGNQQLEDSDPNKFIAKMGAECIEDFLNRVDLDLLSMELRNQAHNETSKQRRTEALKRLQVVESFREGKKNGGNPSWMIIHVLSVIPPELRPLVPLDGGRYAASDMTDLYRRVLIRNNRLKRLIEIKAPEVILRNEKRMLQEAVDSLFDNSRKVSAVKSEANRPLKSLSDALKGKQGRFRQNLLGKRVDYSARSVIVVGPHLKLHECGLPKDMAAELYKPFIIRKLIERGIVKTVKSSKKIIDKREPMIWDILENVLKGHPILLNRAPTLHRLGIQAFQPKLIEGKAIQLHPLVCAAFNADFDGDQMAVHLPLSHGAILEAQLLMLASQNILNPANGSPITVPSQDMVLGLYYMTKPLLSDSKRKVKGEGLVFYSPEEVEIAYNQGVVDLHALIKVKVHLRDEEKFINRIIKTTVGRVLFNQVVPKKVGFINESLTKKSLREIIGKILHFTNVPTAANFLDDIKELGFYNAFKGGLSFGLGDIIIPDNKKKMVNHAIKQVDNVKMNYNMGLITNNERYNQVIDIWTNTNAMLTEKVMKYMREDRQGFNPVYMMLDSGARGSKEQIRQLSGMRGLMAKPQKAGSSGGEIIENPILSNFREGLSILEYFISTHGARKGLADTALKTADAGYLTRRLVDAAQDVIIKMEDCKTLRGLEISALKKNEEIVETLFDRILGRVSLNDIYKDNELIISAGEMIDEKIAEIIEKSGIEIVEVRSPLSCEAQMGICSKCYGRNLSTGEIVKKGEAVGVIAAQSIGEPGTQLTLRTFHVGGTAGNITESSQIKAKYNGIVEFEDLKFVKTKQNSDQIGIVVSRSTEMKIFNLEKSSVLMVNNIPYGASLYVKHGDVLKVGDMICKWDLYNAVIVAEFSGIISYQHLEQGITFQVEIDEQTGFQEKVITEVKNKNLIPTLKIINEKNEELKVYNLPVGAHLMVEDEEKIDVGKILVKVPRRTAKSGDITGGLPRLSELFEARNPSNPAVVSEMDGIVSHGKIKRGNREIIVESKTGEIRKYLVKLSNQILVQENDYVKAGMPLSDGAVTPNDILNIRGPRAVQEYLIREIQEVYRLQGVKINDKHFEVIVLQMMRKVEVIDIGDTKFLEGNIEYKDDFIEENDKISQMKVVEDSGGSEIFKNGDIMNNRDFRNENAVLKYKKKKLIKVRNAIPATARPILQGITRAALQTKSFISAASFQETTKVLSEAAISSKIDYLHGLKENVIVGHKIPAGTGLREYENILPDIQL from the coding sequence ATGAATAGAAAAAAAGATAATAACTTTAATAAAGTAACTATTCGATTAGCTTCTCCAGAAATTATTCTAAAGGAATCTCATGGAGAAGTATTAAAACCAGAAACAATCAATTATAGGACTCATAAACCAGAAAGAGATGGCCTTTTTTGTGAAAGAATTTTTGGTCCAGTCAAAGATTACGAATGTGCTTGTGGAAAATATAAAAGAATTCGTTATAAAGGGATTGTTTGTGATAGATGTGGAGTTGAAGTTACTGAAAAAAAAGTGAGAAGAGAACGTATGGGGCATATAAGTCTTGTCGTTCCAGTTGTTCATATTTGGTGTTTCCGATCTTCTCCTAATAAAATTGGATACTTATTAGGTTTTCCTTCTAAAAAACTGGAAATGATTATTTATTATGAACGATATGTTGTGATTCAAGGAGGTTTAAGTTTACGTATAGATGGATCTCATTTTAATAAAGGAGATTTTCTTACCGAAGAAGAATATTTACAAGCTTTAAATAAACTTCCGAAAGGAAATCAGCAATTAGAAGATTCTGATCCGAATAAGTTTATTGCTAAAATGGGAGCAGAATGTATAGAGGATTTTTTAAATCGAGTAGATTTGGATTTATTATCTATGGAACTAAGAAATCAAGCTCATAATGAAACTTCTAAACAAAGGCGTACTGAAGCATTGAAACGTTTACAGGTTGTTGAGTCTTTTAGAGAAGGGAAAAAAAATGGAGGAAATCCATCTTGGATGATTATTCATGTATTATCTGTTATTCCTCCTGAATTACGTCCTTTAGTTCCTTTGGATGGAGGACGTTATGCAGCTTCTGACATGACTGATTTATACCGTAGAGTACTTATAAGAAATAATCGTTTAAAAAGACTTATAGAAATTAAAGCACCTGAAGTCATTTTAAGAAATGAAAAAAGAATGCTTCAAGAAGCAGTAGATTCTCTTTTTGATAATTCAAGAAAAGTTTCTGCCGTAAAATCAGAAGCTAATCGTCCTTTAAAATCTTTATCTGATGCATTAAAAGGAAAACAAGGTCGTTTTAGACAGAATCTTCTTGGAAAAAGAGTCGATTATTCTGCAAGATCTGTTATCGTGGTAGGTCCGCACTTGAAATTACATGAATGTGGATTACCTAAAGATATGGCTGCGGAACTTTATAAACCTTTTATTATACGAAAATTAATTGAAAGAGGAATAGTAAAAACAGTAAAATCTTCCAAGAAGATTATTGATAAAAGAGAGCCCATGATATGGGATATTTTAGAAAATGTTTTAAAAGGACATCCTATATTGTTAAATAGGGCTCCTACGTTACATAGGTTAGGAATTCAAGCTTTTCAACCTAAATTAATAGAGGGAAAAGCAATTCAATTACATCCTTTAGTTTGTGCTGCTTTTAATGCAGATTTTGATGGAGATCAAATGGCTGTTCATTTACCATTATCTCATGGAGCTATATTAGAAGCTCAACTTTTAATGTTAGCTTCTCAAAACATATTAAATCCTGCTAATGGTTCTCCTATTACAGTTCCTTCTCAAGATATGGTATTAGGATTATATTATATGACTAAACCTTTGCTATCAGATTCAAAAAGAAAAGTGAAAGGAGAAGGACTTGTTTTTTATTCTCCAGAAGAAGTTGAAATAGCATACAATCAAGGTGTAGTAGATTTGCATGCTTTGATTAAAGTTAAAGTTCATCTTCGTGATGAAGAAAAATTTATCAATAGAATAATAAAAACTACTGTAGGAAGAGTTTTATTTAATCAAGTAGTCCCTAAAAAAGTGGGATTTATTAATGAATCTCTTACAAAAAAATCTCTTAGAGAAATTATAGGTAAAATATTACATTTTACAAATGTTCCTACTGCTGCTAATTTTCTAGATGATATTAAAGAATTAGGTTTTTATAACGCATTTAAAGGTGGTTTATCTTTTGGATTGGGAGATATTATTATTCCTGATAATAAGAAAAAAATGGTCAATCATGCAATTAAACAAGTAGATAATGTAAAAATGAATTATAATATGGGATTAATCACGAATAATGAACGTTATAATCAAGTAATTGATATATGGACAAATACCAACGCTATGCTTACGGAAAAAGTAATGAAATATATGCGTGAAGATAGACAAGGATTTAATCCCGTATATATGATGTTAGATTCTGGAGCAAGAGGTTCTAAAGAGCAAATCCGTCAACTATCAGGAATGCGTGGATTGATGGCTAAACCTCAAAAAGCAGGATCTTCTGGAGGTGAGATTATTGAAAATCCTATTTTATCCAATTTTAGAGAAGGGCTTTCTATTTTAGAATATTTTATATCTACTCATGGAGCTAGAAAAGGATTAGCAGATACTGCATTAAAAACAGCAGATGCTGGATATCTTACAAGACGTTTAGTAGATGCGGCTCAAGATGTTATTATAAAAATGGAAGATTGTAAAACTTTACGTGGATTAGAAATTTCTGCATTGAAAAAAAATGAAGAGATCGTAGAAACTTTGTTTGATAGAATTTTAGGACGTGTATCTTTAAATGATATTTATAAAGATAATGAATTAATAATTTCCGCAGGGGAAATGATTGATGAAAAAATAGCAGAGATTATTGAAAAATCTGGAATAGAAATAGTAGAAGTTAGATCTCCTTTGTCTTGTGAAGCACAAATGGGGATTTGTTCTAAATGTTACGGTCGTAATTTATCTACAGGAGAAATAGTTAAAAAAGGCGAAGCCGTTGGAGTTATTGCAGCACAGTCAATTGGAGAACCAGGAACTCAATTGACTTTACGAACTTTTCATGTTGGAGGGACAGCAGGTAATATTACAGAATCTTCACAAATAAAAGCAAAATATAATGGAATTGTGGAATTTGAAGATTTAAAATTTGTAAAAACAAAACAAAATTCTGATCAGATAGGAATAGTAGTTTCTAGATCTACAGAAATGAAAATTTTTAACCTAGAAAAATCATCTGTTTTAATGGTAAATAATATTCCTTATGGCGCTTCTTTATATGTAAAACATGGAGATGTACTAAAAGTAGGAGATATGATTTGTAAATGGGATCTGTATAATGCAGTTATTGTTGCGGAATTTTCTGGTATAATATCTTATCAACATTTAGAACAAGGTATTACTTTTCAAGTAGAAATAGATGAACAAACTGGATTTCAAGAAAAAGTAATAACAGAGGTAAAAAACAAAAATTTAATACCAACATTAAAAATTATTAATGAAAAAAATGAAGAATTAAAAGTATATAATCTACCAGTAGGTGCTCATTTAATGGTAGAAGATGAAGAAAAAATAGATGTAGGAAAGATATTAGTGAAGGTTCCAAGAAGAACGGCTAAATCAGGAGATATTACAGGAGGGTTACCTCGTCTATCTGAATTATTTGAAGCACGTAATCCGTCTAATCCAGCTGTAGTATCAGAAATGGATGGAATCGTTAGTCATGGAAAAATAAAAAGAGGAAATAGAGAAATTATTGTAGAATCTAAAACAGGAGAAATAAGAAAATATCTTGTTAAGTTATCTAATCAAATCCTTGTTCAGGAAAATGATTACGTTAAAGCAGGAATGCCTTTATCAGATGGAGCTGTTACTCCTAATGATATTTTAAATATAAGAGGACCTAGGGCAGTACAAGAATATTTAATAAGAGAAATACAAGAGGTATATCGTTTGCAGGGAGTTAAAATTAATGATAAACATTTTGAAGTTATTGTTTTACAAATGATGAGGAAAGTTGAAGTTATAGATATAGGAGATACCAAGTTTTTGGAAGGAAATATAGAATATAAAGATGATTTTATAGAAGAAAATGATAAAATATCTCAAATGAAAGTGGTTGAAGATTCTGGAGGTTCTGAAATATTTAAAAATGGAGATATTATGAATAATAGGGATTTTAGAAATGAAAATGCAGTTTTAAAATATAAGAAAAAAAAATTAATAAAAGTCAGAAATGCTATTCCTGCTACAGCAAGACCTATATTACAAGGAATAACAAGAGCAGCGTTACAAACTAAATCTTTTATATCTGCAGCTTCATTTCAAGAAACAACAAAGGTTTTAAGTGAAGCAGCTATAAGTAGTAAAATTGATTATTTACACGGATTAAAGGAAAATGTAATCGTCGGACATAAAATTCCTGCAGGAACTGGATTAAGAGAATATGAAAATATTTTACCAGATATTCAATTATAA